A segment of the Siphonobacter curvatus genome:
CGACGTTCAGGCATCACCATTGCTCGCATTAAAGAATTAAATGGATTACGAACGACCCGACTGCAAATCGGGCAAAAATTGCGTATACGCTGATGAAATTAGATCTATTGGTGCTGGCCGCTCACCCCGACGATGCAGAAATGTCCTGCGGCGGTTTGATGGCTATGGAAGTGGCTAATGGCAAAAAGGTAGGGATTGTCGATTTCACCCAAGGAGAACTCGGTACGCGGGGAACCCCTGAAATTCGATTGCAAGAAGCAGCCGATGCGGCTAGAATGCTGGGCCTTTCGGCTCGTGAGAACCTGGGATTTCGGGATGGCTTTTTCGTCAATGACGAGGCTCATCAGTTGAAAGTCGTGGAAGTCATTCGCCGATATCAACCCGAAATTTTGATTGCAAATGCCATCGATGATCGGCATCCCGACCATGGAAAAGCGGCAGCTGTGGCCGAAACCGCTCATTTCCTGAGTGGTCTGCGTCGCATCGAAACGTTCGAACCGGATGGTACGCCCCAGGCTCCGTGGCGAGCGAGACAGGTTTTTCACTATATCCAGGATCGGTATATTAAGCCAGATGTAGTCGTCGATATTTCGGATTACTGGCAACAGAAAGTAGAGAGTATTAAGGCCTATCGCAGCCAATTCTTCAATCCAGACAGCGACGAACCGTCTTCGTATATCTCCAGCAAAGAATTTATGGATTTTCTGGTGGCCCGCTGGCGGGAGCTGGGACATCAGATTGGCGTAGAATTTGGGGAAGGGTATACTAATTACCGCCAGATCGGTGCAAAAAATCTGTCCTCGCTGATTTAAGCGTAGAATTTAATAAGACTTCATAGACGCCGGTGGTTTACAGAGATCATACTGTAAGCCACCGGCGTTTTGACTTTATGGATCAGAAGTAAAGCTAACCATTAATGTTATATATAACATTATAACGCTATTGAAACGTTAAAAAGCATTCTAAAGTTGAATAAAATGCTTTTGAAAGACTAAGTGAGCAGGACCGAGGTCATGGTCAGTGAGCCGCCAACGACTTTGTCATTGAAAAAATGGACCTCATCGGCTGATGTTTGCAGCCCGAGGGTGTACAGTAGGGGATAGTAATGGTCCGGCGTTGGGATGGCTAGCTGAGCAGCCGCTCCTAGCTTTTCGTACTGAATTAGCACTTCATGATTGCCGGAAGTAATGTGTTTTTTAAACGCTTCATTCATGGCAATGGACCAATCGTAGCCGTATTCGGGTTTATTAAGGTGTTCCCAGGCAACCATTCGCAGGTTGTGCACCATATTACCGCTACCCAAA
Coding sequences within it:
- the bshB1 gene encoding bacillithiol biosynthesis deacetylase BshB1, giving the protein MKLDLLVLAAHPDDAEMSCGGLMAMEVANGKKVGIVDFTQGELGTRGTPEIRLQEAADAARMLGLSARENLGFRDGFFVNDEAHQLKVVEVIRRYQPEILIANAIDDRHPDHGKAAAVAETAHFLSGLRRIETFEPDGTPQAPWRARQVFHYIQDRYIKPDVVVDISDYWQQKVESIKAYRSQFFNPDSDEPSSYISSKEFMDFLVARWRELGHQIGVEFGEGYTNYRQIGAKNLSSLI